A single genomic interval of Prionailurus viverrinus isolate Anna chromosome A2, UM_Priviv_1.0, whole genome shotgun sequence harbors:
- the LOC125160468 gene encoding olfactory receptor-like protein OLF4: protein MEGRNQTCVTEFILLGLSDQGALQSLLFWLFLSMYLVTFTGNLLMILTIITDSRLHMPMYFFLSNLSFSDICFTSTTIPKMLLNIQTQSKVITYEGCLSQMYFFMLFAGLDTFLLTVMAYDRFVAICQPLHYMVIMNPKFCGILLLVCWLLSIFNSLLHDLLILRLSFCTELEILHFVCELKQVLQLACSDTFLIDLMIYLTSGLLGVVPLTGILFSYSRIVTSILRISSAMGKYKAFSTCGSHLSVVSLFYGTSLGVYLSSAAAQNSRESTIASVMYTVVTPMLNPFIYGLRNRDIKQGLRKLFSRETFSAYRILCFRMKT from the coding sequence atggaaggaagaaatcaaacctgTGTTACAGAATTTATCCTCTTGGGACTCTCAGACCAGGGGGCGCTGCAGTCACTGCTCTTTTGGCTGTTCCTGTCCATGTACCTGGTCACCTTCACTGGGAACCTGCTCATGATCCTGACCATTATCACGGACTCCCGCCTCCACAtgcccatgtacttcttcctctccaacctGTCCTTTTCAGACATCTGTTTCACCTCCACCACCATCCCAaagatgctgctgaacatccagACGCAGAGCAAAGTGATCACCTACGAAGGCTGTCTCAGCCAGATGtactttttcatgctttttgcAGGATTAGACACCTTCCTCTTGACCGTGATGGCCTATGACCGGTTTGTGGCCATCTGTCAGCCACTGCACTACATGGTCATCATGAACCCCAAGTTCTGTGGCATCCTGCTCCTGGTATGCTGGTTATTGAGTATTTTTAACTCTCTATTACATGACTTGCTGATTTTGCGACTCTCTTTTTGCACAGAGCTGGAAATCCTTCACTTTGTCTGTGAACTTAAGCAGGTGCTCCAACTTGCTTGCTCTGATACCTTCCTCATTGACCTGATGATCTATCTCACAAGTGGACTTCTGGGTGTTGTTCCACTCACTGGCATCCTGTTCTCTTACTCTAGAATTGTCACTTCCATTTTGAGAATTTCATCAGCAATGGGCAAGTATAAAGCATTTTCCACGTGTGGGTCTCATCTCTCAGTGGTCTCTTTGTTCTATGGTACAAGCCTTGGGGTGTATCTGAGTTCTGCTGCTGCACAAAACTCCAGAGAAAGTACAATAGCATCAGTCATGTACACAGTGGTGACGCCCATGTTGAACCCCTTCATCTATGGTCTGAGGAACAGAGACATCAAGCAAGGTCTGAGAAAGCTCTTTAGCCGAGAGACATTCTCTGCATATAGGATTCTTTGTTTCAGGATGAAGACTTGA